A region from the Fundidesulfovibrio putealis DSM 16056 genome encodes:
- a CDS encoding B12-binding domain-containing radical SAM protein (Presence of a B(12) (cobalamin)-binding domain implies dependence on cobalamin itself, in one of its several forms, or in some unusual lineages, dependence on a cobalamin-like analog.): protein MRSLIVIPRFYNVFGANYDFPVGLGYILASLKTAGHETFVLNLNQDPAPVAELVEQALLEYRPAALLTGGLSPHFPRIKPILETARRISPSVTTICGGGIITAEPELMMEHLPLDVGVIGEGEATVAELAAALDSGSPLSGVDGVIYRDDSGKPVRSAARAAIKDIDAIPMPDYASLDLPAYFKSQAQNDGLIFNYTEQPRMVPLVGSRSCPYKCTFCFHPLGHKYRQRSIDSLMAESTLLVEQYGANFLMIQDELFSTRTNKERLVEFCDRVRSLGVKWGTSLRADSVDRDILAMCKASGCVFLSYGVESASNEILRSLKKKTTIEEIENALEATYDSKICLVGNIIFGDRRETPQTIQESVDWWLSHRKYLLRVSYIAPYPGSELYRHALQTGVIPDKAWLIPQYHSMRLNMTGMAHDEFFGLADKWAAHSYREVLIPAEITHVEETGNDPVKGPLHTLEAVCPHCGGHPAWTRLNQPWFSISFGHLTMACRECGQKFHTLPLPQELAIQQLLDRLDGKPFAVLHQEQEFNFPAKISTRLMRAATAVVSETPDTQVPPYLAERGHGRFTAAEALAGMDVRDVALPLENGVEPALPVIRRLSSLGLRVHPLICFPESRHAMATIKKAYGEARLAQARRYLAVARKQFPISEEMDLLSVRLGDAARAEQGYRDMTARWPEYDAGYLALARLFMAQGRLEEADRLLRLALVRLPGNQALAGLARETLAAQGAGRPAAVQAGAA, encoded by the coding sequence ATGCGCAGCCTCATAGTCATACCCCGGTTCTACAATGTGTTCGGAGCCAACTACGACTTTCCGGTCGGCCTGGGCTACATCCTCGCGAGCCTCAAGACCGCCGGGCACGAGACCTTCGTGTTGAACCTGAACCAGGACCCGGCCCCCGTGGCGGAGCTGGTCGAACAGGCTCTCCTGGAATACCGGCCTGCGGCCCTGCTCACCGGCGGGCTTTCCCCGCATTTTCCCAGGATCAAGCCAATCCTGGAGACAGCCAGGAGGATTTCCCCGTCCGTGACCACCATCTGCGGGGGCGGCATCATCACGGCGGAGCCGGAACTGATGATGGAGCACCTCCCCCTGGACGTTGGGGTGATCGGCGAAGGGGAGGCCACCGTAGCCGAATTGGCGGCAGCGCTGGACAGCGGCTCGCCGCTTTCCGGCGTGGACGGCGTGATCTACCGCGACGACTCGGGAAAACCCGTGCGCAGCGCAGCGCGCGCCGCCATCAAGGACATCGACGCTATCCCCATGCCGGACTACGCCAGCCTGGACCTGCCCGCGTATTTCAAGTCCCAGGCCCAGAACGACGGCCTGATCTTCAACTACACCGAGCAGCCGCGCATGGTGCCCCTGGTGGGCAGCCGCTCCTGCCCCTACAAGTGCACGTTCTGCTTCCACCCCCTGGGACACAAATACCGCCAACGCTCCATCGACAGCCTGATGGCCGAGTCCACCCTCCTGGTGGAGCAGTACGGCGCGAACTTCCTGATGATCCAGGACGAGCTGTTCTCCACGCGCACCAACAAGGAGCGTCTGGTCGAGTTCTGCGACCGGGTGCGCAGCCTGGGCGTCAAGTGGGGGACCTCGCTGCGCGCGGACAGCGTGGACCGGGACATCCTGGCCATGTGCAAGGCCTCCGGCTGCGTGTTTCTGTCCTACGGAGTGGAGAGCGCCTCCAATGAGATTTTGCGGAGCCTGAAGAAGAAGACCACCATCGAAGAGATTGAAAACGCCCTGGAAGCCACCTACGATTCAAAGATATGCCTCGTCGGCAACATTATTTTCGGAGACCGCAGGGAAACCCCCCAGACCATCCAGGAGTCCGTGGACTGGTGGCTTTCCCACCGCAAGTACCTGCTGCGCGTCTCCTACATCGCGCCCTATCCGGGGAGCGAGCTGTACCGGCACGCCCTGCAGACCGGCGTCATCCCGGACAAGGCCTGGCTCATCCCCCAGTACCACTCCATGCGCCTGAACATGACCGGCATGGCCCATGACGAATTCTTCGGACTGGCCGACAAATGGGCTGCGCACAGCTACCGCGAAGTGCTCATTCCGGCGGAGATCACCCACGTGGAAGAGACCGGGAACGATCCGGTGAAAGGCCCCCTGCACACGCTGGAGGCCGTCTGTCCGCACTGCGGCGGCCACCCCGCATGGACAAGGCTGAACCAGCCCTGGTTCTCCATCTCCTTCGGGCACCTGACCATGGCCTGCCGGGAGTGCGGCCAGAAATTCCATACTCTGCCCCTGCCCCAGGAGCTGGCCATCCAGCAACTGCTGGATAGGCTGGACGGCAAGCCGTTCGCGGTGCTCCACCAGGAGCAGGAGTTCAATTTCCCCGCTAAGATATCCACCCGCCTCATGCGTGCGGCAACAGCCGTGGTCAGCGAGACCCCGGACACCCAGGTTCCGCCATATCTCGCTGAACGCGGGCATGGCCGCTTCACCGCTGCCGAGGCGCTGGCGGGCATGGACGTCCGGGACGTGGCCCTGCCGCTGGAAAACGGCGTCGAACCGGCGCTTCCCGTCATCAGGAGGCTTTCATCCCTGGGGCTGCGCGTGCATCCGCTGATCTGCTTCCCCGAATCGCGCCACGCCATGGCGACCATCAAGAAAGCCTACGGGGAAGCGCGGCTCGCCCAGGCAAGGAGGTATCTCGCGGTGGCCAGGAAACAGTTCCCTATTTCAGAAGAGATGGACCTGCTCTCGGTCCGGCTGGGCGACGCGGCCCGCGCCGAGCAGGGCTACCGGGACATGACGGCCCGCTGGCCGGAATACGACGCGGGCTATCTGGCCCTGGCCAGGCTGTTCATGGCGCAGGGACGTCTAGAGGAGGCGGACCGGCTGCTGCGGCTGGCCCTGGTGCGGCTTCCCGGCAACCAAGCCCTGGCGGGATTGGCCCGCGAGACGCTCGCGGCGCAGGGGGCGGGTAGGCCCGCTGCCGTGCAGGCGGGCGCGGCATGA
- a CDS encoding PfkB family carbohydrate kinase: MTTDNHKMLDLDDLAAKTRELKSQGKRVILCHGVFDLLHIGHIRYFKRARTLGDVLLVTLTPDRYVDKGPQRPAFPESLRLEALASLDCVDFVAVNKWPTAEDTLRLLRPDVYVKGAEFKDLASDPAGKIAQEAAVCEEVGTTLAFAEDIVFSSSNLINRFFSNLPEEIRQYLQLFKQRYSQEDILQTLDRMADLKVLVVGDTIIDDYHYCEAMGKSSKDPILVLKYDSHDLFAGGAAAVANHVAGFASKVTLLSVLGSTDTHEDFLRAQLSPNIEPIFHVKDGACTTLKRRFIDGYSTNKLFEVCFMDPTPLASEKDQAMAQEITRLAASHDLVLVSDFGHGAIGPACKDAIAALRVPVAVNTQANAGNRGFNTISRYPGASLACIAEHELRLETRSERGAIRPIMEKLAQDLGLSAFAVTRGRLGCALYDRRSGSFVTVPSFATRVTDRVGAGDAFLALAAMSHALQVELELLGFLGSIMGTLAVSVIGNKKAIAKKEARNYIIALLK, encoded by the coding sequence ATGACTACCGACAATCACAAGATGCTCGACCTGGACGACCTCGCGGCCAAGACGCGCGAGCTCAAATCCCAAGGAAAGCGGGTAATTCTCTGCCACGGCGTGTTCGACCTGCTGCATATCGGGCACATCCGCTATTTCAAGCGGGCCAGGACCCTGGGCGACGTCCTGCTGGTGACGCTCACGCCGGACCGCTACGTGGACAAAGGCCCCCAGCGCCCCGCCTTCCCGGAATCGCTGCGCCTGGAAGCCCTGGCCTCCCTGGACTGCGTGGATTTCGTCGCCGTGAACAAATGGCCCACCGCCGAGGATACTTTGCGGCTGCTGCGCCCCGACGTCTACGTCAAGGGCGCGGAGTTCAAAGACCTGGCCAGCGACCCCGCAGGCAAGATCGCCCAGGAAGCCGCCGTCTGCGAAGAGGTGGGGACCACCCTCGCCTTTGCCGAGGACATCGTTTTCAGCTCCTCGAACCTCATCAACAGGTTCTTCTCGAACCTTCCCGAGGAGATCAGGCAGTACCTCCAGCTTTTCAAGCAGCGCTACTCCCAGGAGGACATCCTCCAGACCCTGGACCGCATGGCCGACCTGAAGGTCCTGGTGGTCGGGGACACCATCATCGACGACTACCACTACTGCGAAGCCATGGGGAAATCCTCGAAGGACCCGATACTGGTCCTGAAATACGATTCCCACGATCTTTTCGCCGGGGGCGCTGCCGCAGTGGCCAACCACGTGGCGGGTTTCGCCTCGAAGGTCACGCTGCTGTCGGTGCTTGGAAGCACGGACACGCATGAGGATTTCCTACGCGCGCAACTCTCCCCCAACATCGAGCCGATCTTCCACGTCAAGGACGGGGCGTGCACCACCCTCAAGCGCCGCTTCATCGACGGCTACTCCACCAATAAGCTCTTCGAGGTCTGCTTCATGGACCCCACGCCCCTCGCGTCGGAAAAGGACCAGGCCATGGCGCAGGAGATCACCCGGCTGGCCGCCTCCCACGACCTGGTGCTCGTTTCCGACTTCGGGCACGGAGCCATCGGCCCGGCCTGCAAGGACGCCATAGCCGCCCTGCGCGTCCCGGTGGCCGTCAATACCCAGGCCAACGCGGGCAACAGGGGCTTCAACACCATAAGCCGCTACCCCGGAGCAAGCCTGGCCTGCATCGCCGAGCACGAACTGCGCCTGGAGACCCGCTCGGAGCGGGGCGCGATACGCCCGATCATGGAAAAGCTGGCCCAGGACCTCGGCCTCTCGGCCTTCGCCGTCACCAGAGGACGCCTGGGCTGCGCCCTGTACGACAGGCGCTCCGGCAGTTTCGTCACCGTCCCATCCTTCGCCACCAGGGTCACCGACCGGGTGGGGGCCGGAGACGCCTTCCTGGCCCTGGCCGCTATGTCGCACGCGTTGCAGGTCGAGCTTGAGCTTCTCGGATTCCTGGGGAGCATCATGGGCACCCTGGCCGTCAGCGTCATCGGGAACAAAAAGGCCATCGCCAAGAAAGAGGCCAGAAACTACATCATAGCGTTGCTCAAATGA
- a CDS encoding class I SAM-dependent methyltransferase, translating into MNHVSFIRRDCRLCGSSNLEGCLELASTPLADDYRSPDMLEIPQPLLPLRLMLCRDCGFSQLEHVVPSEGIYRDYIYRTASSLGLSSHFGRYARDVAQQLSLAPGGLAVDLGSNDGALLAAFKELGLRVLGCEPATAIARDATERGLETWPEFFGPDIAREIVSRKGRASVVTCNNLYANIDDLKSMTAAVLSILEQDGVFVFESFYMGSMMRNMVFDFIYHEHLSYFTIAPLKEFFAKNGMELLDVQPVSTKGGSIRCFVQPKGGKRPVSARVDEFIQAEKRDGLQTMAAFTDFAARIDSARKTLADKLDTLGGPLAAYGASATTTTLAYHFDLLSRIDYFVDENEDKIGLVSPGAHIPVLAPEALLERRPEHVLVAAWRYWEPIARKNARYLREGGAFIIPLPELRIVTGADLEGLHA; encoded by the coding sequence GTGAACCACGTCAGCTTCATCCGCCGCGATTGCAGGCTCTGCGGCAGCTCCAACCTGGAAGGCTGCCTGGAACTGGCCTCCACCCCCCTGGCCGACGACTACAGGTCTCCGGATATGCTGGAGATCCCCCAGCCGCTGCTCCCGCTGCGGCTCATGCTCTGCCGCGACTGCGGCTTCAGCCAGCTCGAGCACGTGGTGCCCTCCGAAGGCATCTACCGGGACTACATCTACCGCACGGCCAGCTCGCTGGGCCTGTCCAGCCACTTCGGGCGCTACGCCAGGGACGTGGCGCAACAGCTGTCCCTCGCGCCCGGGGGCCTGGCCGTGGACCTGGGCAGCAACGACGGCGCGCTGTTGGCGGCCTTCAAGGAGCTCGGCCTGCGGGTCCTTGGCTGCGAACCGGCCACAGCCATCGCGCGCGACGCGACGGAGCGGGGCCTGGAGACCTGGCCCGAGTTCTTCGGCCCGGACATCGCACGGGAGATCGTCAGCCGCAAAGGGCGGGCCAGCGTGGTCACCTGCAACAACCTCTACGCCAACATCGACGACCTCAAGTCCATGACCGCCGCCGTGCTGTCCATTCTGGAGCAGGACGGCGTCTTCGTGTTCGAGAGCTTCTACATGGGCTCGATGATGCGCAACATGGTGTTCGATTTCATCTACCACGAGCACCTCTCCTACTTCACGATCGCGCCGCTGAAGGAGTTCTTCGCGAAAAACGGCATGGAGCTCCTGGACGTCCAGCCCGTGTCCACCAAGGGCGGGTCCATCCGCTGTTTCGTGCAGCCCAAAGGAGGCAAAAGGCCGGTGTCGGCACGCGTCGATGAATTCATCCAGGCCGAAAAACGGGACGGACTCCAGACCATGGCCGCCTTCACTGACTTCGCGGCCAGGATAGACTCGGCCCGCAAGACCCTGGCGGACAAGCTCGACACGCTTGGCGGCCCCCTCGCGGCGTACGGCGCGTCCGCCACCACCACCACGCTCGCCTATCATTTCGATCTGCTGTCTCGCATCGACTACTTTGTGGACGAAAACGAGGACAAGATTGGCCTTGTGAGCCCTGGCGCGCACATCCCGGTGCTGGCCCCGGAAGCGCTCCTGGAACGCAGGCCGGAGCACGTGCTCGTCGCGGCGTGGCGCTACTGGGAACCCATCGCCAGGAAGAACGCCCGCTACCTGCGCGAGGGGGGCGCGTTCATCATCCCCCTGCCCGAGTTGCGCATCGTCACGGGAGCCGACCTGGAGGGCCTGCATGCCTGA
- a CDS encoding type VI secretion system contractile sheath domain-containing protein, translating to MSVSVSPYTILALAPFGPVPASGYKPRLTEADIYTLDEALADIGPRFWVELPRDVCPQGGLDVAVTSLAGFRPENLVKNTPYLAELEACRMFLSQARSAGSAPQAVAADVRRQWPGLELDLALPQAAPEQGSASSGANADAIDDILSMVATQASPAGGASATGANLAGWQAQAETLLARALAAVFADPQFRTYEAAWRGAECLARKAGVKEGGRVRLLLCPVSPETLADALGVLAAQLIQDTPHLALVDQGFDNSPASIELLGQVLAFADTLLVPVAASVTLDFFRVGSWRELSRLGYLKAAFADAQYAKFRKLAEHPGASRLMLTLNAFLSRAPYGPGNAARPVAFTESAPLWLSPAWAVGTLAAKSVIQYGWPSRLADYRTIYLEELAVFDGGEGPAATQGLFDENRIAELLEAGFSPVVGARGRDMAMLPRQTALDGGSFVFQLFFGRVVSHLLQARENAPDSAQDDPAGAVRQALMDLFNQTDQTPPPDLTVDAGQEPGQKEGGRIPVTIAFTPPRAVMGGERLTFGFGW from the coding sequence ATGTCCGTATCGGTCAGCCCCTACACCATACTCGCCCTGGCCCCCTTCGGGCCGGTCCCGGCCAGCGGGTACAAGCCGCGCCTGACTGAGGCCGACATCTACACTCTGGACGAGGCCCTGGCCGATATCGGGCCGCGCTTCTGGGTGGAACTGCCGCGAGACGTCTGTCCCCAGGGCGGCCTGGACGTGGCCGTGACCTCGCTTGCCGGGTTCAGGCCGGAGAATCTGGTGAAGAACACGCCCTATCTGGCCGAGCTGGAGGCCTGCCGGATGTTCCTGTCCCAGGCCCGCAGCGCAGGATCCGCGCCCCAGGCCGTGGCGGCGGACGTAAGGCGCCAGTGGCCCGGGCTGGAGCTTGACCTGGCCCTGCCCCAGGCAGCGCCAGAGCAGGGCTCAGCCAGCTCCGGGGCCAACGCCGACGCCATCGACGATATTCTTTCCATGGTGGCCACGCAGGCTTCGCCTGCCGGGGGTGCGTCGGCCACGGGGGCCAATCTGGCCGGATGGCAGGCCCAGGCGGAGACGCTTCTGGCGCGTGCCCTGGCGGCAGTCTTTGCCGACCCGCAGTTTCGCACCTACGAGGCGGCCTGGCGCGGGGCCGAGTGTCTGGCCCGCAAGGCCGGGGTGAAGGAGGGCGGGCGGGTGCGCCTGCTTTTGTGCCCGGTGTCGCCGGAGACCCTGGCCGACGCCCTGGGCGTGCTGGCCGCGCAGCTGATCCAGGATACCCCGCATCTGGCCCTGGTGGACCAGGGCTTCGACAACTCGCCCGCCAGCATCGAGCTTCTGGGGCAGGTGCTGGCCTTCGCGGACACCCTGCTGGTGCCGGTGGCGGCCTCGGTGACGCTTGATTTCTTCCGCGTAGGGTCCTGGCGCGAGCTCTCAAGGCTCGGCTACCTGAAGGCCGCCTTCGCCGACGCCCAGTACGCCAAGTTCCGCAAGCTGGCGGAGCATCCCGGCGCGTCGCGCCTCATGCTCACGCTGAACGCGTTCCTGTCGCGCGCGCCGTATGGTCCGGGCAATGCGGCCCGCCCGGTGGCCTTCACCGAGTCCGCGCCCCTGTGGCTCTCCCCGGCCTGGGCAGTCGGGACGCTGGCCGCCAAGAGCGTGATCCAGTACGGCTGGCCGTCGCGCCTTGCGGACTACCGGACGATATATCTGGAGGAGCTTGCCGTGTTCGACGGCGGCGAAGGTCCTGCTGCCACGCAGGGGCTTTTCGACGAGAACCGCATCGCGGAGCTTCTGGAGGCCGGGTTCTCCCCGGTGGTGGGTGCGCGCGGCCGCGACATGGCCATGCTGCCCAGGCAGACCGCGCTGGACGGCGGCTCGTTCGTGTTCCAGCTGTTCTTCGGGCGCGTGGTGAGCCACCTGCTTCAGGCGCGCGAGAACGCTCCCGATTCGGCCCAGGACGACCCGGCCGGGGCGGTGCGCCAGGCCCTGATGGATCTCTTCAACCAGACGGACCAGACTCCGCCTCCGGACCTGACCGTGGACGCTGGCCAGGAGCCTGGTCAGAAGGAGGGCGGGCGCATCCCCGTGACCATCGCCTTCACGCCGCCGCGCGCCGTGATGGGCGGGGAACGGCTGACCTTCGGCTTCGGCTGGTGA
- a CDS encoding SDR family NAD(P)-dependent oxidoreductase, whose amino-acid sequence MTARTLVVGGTRGSGLAFARLLADTGRTVTVLGRRPPLEELPTGIEYLQADLSRVEELDRVLKDFTAQRGPVSYLAFFQRFRGDGDSWTSEIDITLDSTRRVMDALDGAFAPEGDKAVLLVGSPAATLIAGEQPLGYHVAKAGLVQMARYYAVALGRRGIRVNCLSPGAVLKRESEAFYLSNRELLDLYAQIVPLGRMGHAEEIARAALFLLSPESSYITGQNIVADGGLSLLWQEGLARRISALEHPGDSLGNQKGRT is encoded by the coding sequence ATGACCGCTCGCACGCTGGTGGTGGGCGGCACGCGCGGCTCCGGCCTGGCCTTCGCAAGGCTCCTGGCGGACACGGGGCGGACGGTCACGGTGCTCGGCAGGAGGCCCCCCCTGGAGGAGCTCCCGACCGGCATAGAGTACCTCCAGGCCGACCTGTCCCGCGTAGAAGAGCTGGACCGCGTCCTGAAAGACTTCACCGCGCAACGCGGCCCTGTCTCGTATCTGGCGTTTTTCCAGAGATTTCGTGGCGACGGCGACAGCTGGACCTCGGAAATCGACATCACCCTGGACAGCACCCGGCGGGTCATGGACGCCCTGGACGGCGCATTCGCCCCGGAGGGAGACAAGGCCGTCCTGCTGGTGGGCTCTCCCGCCGCGACGCTGATCGCGGGGGAACAGCCCCTGGGCTACCATGTGGCCAAGGCGGGCCTGGTCCAGATGGCCAGGTACTACGCCGTGGCCCTGGGGCGCAGGGGAATTCGGGTGAACTGCCTCTCTCCGGGGGCAGTGCTCAAGCGGGAATCCGAGGCCTTCTACCTGTCCAACCGGGAGCTGCTGGACCTCTACGCGCAGATCGTCCCCCTGGGCCGCATGGGCCACGCCGAGGAGATCGCCCGCGCGGCCCTTTTCCTGCTGAGCCCCGAATCGTCGTACATCACCGGCCAGAACATCGTCGCGGACGGCGGCCTCTCGCTCCTGTGGCAGGAAGGCCTCGCCCGCAGAATCTCCGCACTCGAACATCCCGGGGACTCCCTGGGAAACCAGAAGGGACGCACGTGA
- a CDS encoding acylneuraminate cytidylyltransferase family protein produces MSGKSLCERMVHPSPEEPDHPFTQAAPLDVLCVIPARGGSKGIPNKNIADLHGKPLISYTIEAARRSLAFSRIIVSTDSERIAEVAREHGAEVPFMRPRRLSSDHAVSSEVVDHLLGVLLERENYRPQAYATLYPTSPFRRPGTIAYLVSKLSEGFLDVLTAKPIPPRTEYFVHQAGSLSRMRPQSDDAALLAPFRPYGYFSGHRLDNQGDRRRFIHFLEDKLSLVDIDTPADLALAERLIARGLFPRASDE; encoded by the coding sequence ATGAGCGGCAAATCACTCTGCGAACGAATGGTGCACCCCTCGCCGGAGGAACCCGACCACCCGTTCACCCAGGCCGCCCCGCTCGACGTGTTGTGCGTGATTCCCGCCAGAGGCGGCTCCAAGGGCATCCCCAACAAAAACATTGCGGACCTCCACGGCAAGCCCCTTATCAGCTATACCATTGAGGCGGCCCGGCGCTCCCTGGCCTTTTCCAGGATCATCGTATCCACGGACAGCGAGCGCATCGCCGAAGTCGCCCGCGAACACGGCGCGGAAGTCCCCTTCATGCGTCCACGGCGGCTCTCCTCGGACCACGCCGTGTCCAGCGAAGTGGTCGACCACCTGCTGGGGGTCCTGCTCGAGCGCGAGAACTACAGACCCCAGGCCTACGCGACGCTTTACCCCACCAGCCCTTTCAGGAGGCCGGGAACCATCGCGTATCTGGTCTCGAAGCTTTCCGAAGGGTTCCTGGACGTCCTGACTGCCAAGCCTATCCCCCCTCGGACGGAATACTTCGTCCATCAGGCTGGAAGCCTCTCGCGCATGCGCCCGCAGTCCGACGACGCAGCCCTCCTGGCTCCCTTCAGACCCTACGGGTATTTTTCCGGCCACAGGCTCGACAACCAGGGCGACCGCAGACGATTCATCCACTTTCTTGAGGACAAGCTCTCGCTCGTGGACATCGACACGCCCGCCGACCTCGCCCTGGCCGAGCGCCTGATCGCGCGGGGCTTATTCCCACGAGCCTCCGATGAGTGA
- a CDS encoding C40 family peptidase, translating to MTTAAKWVLALFLVVAAGFAALGAGHRDRAARIHESPVSTSQDIANYLSLLRGERPWAADPAALSGRLLGAASSQLGRGYVYGGATPAGFDCSGFTSWAYAKAGASLPRTSGQQFRAGTPVAASALRPGDLVFFGSGSAGSSGGGGERVGHVGIYLSQGRFIHSSRHSGQVAVDDLSGAYWSKNYAGARRVLAAGENRP from the coding sequence ATGACCACAGCCGCAAAATGGGTGCTGGCACTTTTCCTGGTCGTGGCGGCTGGTTTCGCCGCGCTCGGAGCCGGGCACCGCGACCGCGCCGCCAGAATCCACGAATCCCCCGTCTCTACCTCCCAGGACATCGCCAACTATCTGAGCCTCCTGCGCGGCGAGCGCCCCTGGGCCGCCGATCCCGCAGCGCTTTCCGGCAGGCTTCTTGGCGCGGCCAGCTCCCAGCTTGGGCGCGGCTACGTGTACGGCGGCGCGACTCCCGCCGGGTTCGACTGTTCCGGCTTCACCAGTTGGGCCTACGCCAAGGCCGGAGCCTCCCTGCCGCGCACCTCGGGTCAGCAGTTCCGGGCCGGGACGCCCGTGGCCGCCTCGGCGCTGCGTCCAGGCGATCTGGTGTTTTTCGGGTCTGGGAGCGCTGGGAGTTCAGGCGGAGGAGGGGAGAGGGTCGGGCACGTGGGCATTTACTTGTCGCAGGGGCGCTTCATCCACAGTTCGCGCCACTCCGGGCAGGTGGCCGTGGACGACCTCTCCGGCGCGTACTGGAGCAAGAACTACGCGGGCGCTCGCCGGGTTTTGGCAGCAGGGGAGAACAGGCCGTGA
- a CDS encoding radical SAM protein — protein MSADPYRIDSHKLLFHPRRVADWLEGRPTAPIYMEISPSGSCNHRCAFCGLDFMGYKKRLLPTELLLKRQGEMAALGLRSVMYAGEGEPFLHPDMPAIARSAREDGLDVAFTTNASRFTRKILEDTLPACTWVKASVNAGTRETYARVHGVKPAEFTKVLENLRMAADIKRQRNLDVTLGLQTILLPENAAEMESLALFSREAGLDYFVVKPYSQHPQGLSKSYEAVRYEELEAMAGKLEALATPEFSVIFRRESMARWNNADKSYPRCLATPFWSYLDSGGGVWGCSVHLGDERFLHGNILSETMEEIWFGERRASSLSFVSRELDATGCRTNCRMEMVNRYLHELSHPGGHVNFI, from the coding sequence ATGAGCGCGGACCCCTACCGCATCGACTCCCACAAGCTGCTCTTCCACCCAAGGAGAGTCGCGGACTGGCTGGAGGGCAGGCCCACCGCGCCCATCTACATGGAGATAAGCCCCAGCGGCTCCTGCAACCACCGCTGCGCCTTCTGCGGGCTGGACTTCATGGGGTACAAAAAAAGGCTGCTGCCGACGGAGCTGCTCCTCAAGCGGCAGGGCGAAATGGCGGCCCTGGGCCTTCGCAGCGTGATGTACGCCGGAGAAGGCGAACCCTTCCTCCATCCGGACATGCCCGCCATCGCCCGCTCCGCCAGGGAAGACGGCCTGGACGTGGCCTTCACCACCAACGCCTCCCGCTTCACGCGGAAAATCCTGGAAGACACGCTCCCCGCCTGCACCTGGGTCAAGGCCAGCGTCAACGCGGGGACCAGGGAAACATACGCGCGGGTGCATGGTGTGAAGCCCGCCGAGTTCACCAAAGTCCTGGAGAACCTCCGCATGGCCGCAGACATCAAGCGGCAGAGGAACCTAGACGTCACTCTCGGGCTCCAGACCATTCTGCTGCCCGAGAACGCGGCAGAGATGGAAAGCCTGGCTCTTTTCAGCCGGGAGGCCGGGCTGGACTACTTCGTGGTGAAGCCCTACTCCCAGCACCCCCAGGGCCTGTCGAAATCCTACGAGGCAGTCCGCTACGAAGAGCTCGAGGCCATGGCCGGGAAGCTGGAAGCCCTGGCCACGCCGGAGTTCTCGGTGATATTCCGCAGGGAATCCATGGCCAGGTGGAACAACGCGGACAAAAGCTATCCGCGCTGCCTGGCCACGCCGTTCTGGTCCTACCTGGATTCAGGGGGCGGCGTCTGGGGATGCAGCGTGCACCTTGGCGACGAGCGGTTCCTGCACGGCAACATCCTGAGCGAGACCATGGAGGAGATCTGGTTCGGGGAGCGCCGGGCCAGCTCCCTGAGCTTCGTGTCCCGGGAGCTGGACGCCACAGGGTGCAGGACGAACTGCCGCATGGAAATGGTCAACCGCTACCTGCACGAGCTCAGCCACCCCGGCGGCCACGTCAATTTCATCTGA